The Prochlorococcus marinus CUG1416 genome has a segment encoding these proteins:
- the ppc gene encoding phosphoenolpyruvate carboxylase, which yields MESFQQIKNNNVDLISNNDPLDKNRLLIEDLWESVLREECPDDQADRLIQLKELSYSKQIDGDSSKTFKNEIVDIVNSMDLAESIAAARAFSLYFQLVNILEQRVEEDRYIQSFTNKNVQKSPDNLDPFAPALARQNAPVTFRELFYRLRTLNVPPGKLEELLQEMDIRLVFTAHPTEIVRHTIRHKQTRVANLLKTIQVEQFLTSEAKNSLKIQLKEEVRLWWRTDELHQFKPSVLDEVDYALHYFQQVLFNAMPQLRGRIAEALTENYPDVQMPPESFCNFGSWVGSDRDGNPSVTPEITWRTACYQRQLMLERYIISVSNLRDQLSVSMQWSQVSSSLLESLETDRVKFPEIYEARATRYRSEPYRLKLSYILEKLRLTQERNNLLSDSGWKFDLEGEMDTKNIDKVENLYYKSVNEFTYDLELIKNSLISTDLTCEAVNTLLTQVHIFGFSLASLDIRQESTRHSDAIQELTNYLDLPVLYDQMSEEEKIKWLVDELNTKRPLIPYEVNWTKNTEETFSVFKMVKRLQQEFGSRICHSYVISMSHSASDLLEVLLLAKEMGLLDQNSQKSKLLVVPLFETVEDLKRAPEVMEKLFKLDFYRLLLPKVGESFKPLQELMLGYSDSNKDSGFVSSNWEIHRAQIALQNLASRNNILLRLFHGRGGSVGRGGGPAYQAILAQPSGTLKGRIKITEQGEVLASKYSLPELALYNLETVTTAVIQNSLVNNRLDATPEWNQLMSRLAETSRAHYRKLVHENPDLLNFFQEVTPIEEISKLQISSRPARRKKGAKDLSSLRAIPWVFGWTQSRFLLPSWFGVGTALSSELNSDPQQIELLRVLHQRWPFFRMLISKVEMTLSKVDLEVAKYYVDTLGSEEKKDSFDVIFEVISKEYNLTKSLILEITGKNQLLESDRDLKSSVSLRNKTIIPLGFLQVSLLRRLRDQTRQPPISEFLIDKDESRRAYSRSELLRGALLTINGIAAGMRNTG from the coding sequence ATGGAATCTTTTCAACAGATTAAAAATAATAATGTGGATCTGATCAGTAACAATGATCCACTTGATAAAAATCGTCTTTTAATAGAGGATTTATGGGAATCTGTGCTTAGGGAAGAATGCCCAGATGATCAGGCAGACAGATTGATACAGCTTAAAGAATTAAGTTATTCAAAACAAATTGATGGTGATAGTTCAAAAACTTTTAAAAATGAAATAGTTGATATTGTGAATTCTATGGATTTAGCAGAATCCATTGCAGCAGCAAGGGCTTTTTCATTATATTTTCAACTAGTGAATATTTTGGAACAAAGAGTTGAGGAAGATAGATATATTCAAAGCTTTACAAATAAGAATGTTCAAAAATCGCCCGATAATCTTGATCCTTTTGCCCCAGCATTGGCTAGGCAAAATGCTCCAGTAACTTTTAGAGAATTATTTTATAGGCTTAGAACATTAAATGTACCTCCAGGAAAATTAGAGGAGTTATTGCAGGAAATGGATATTCGTTTAGTTTTTACTGCACATCCGACTGAGATAGTAAGACATACGATTAGACATAAGCAAACTAGAGTTGCAAATTTATTGAAAACAATACAGGTTGAGCAATTTTTAACTAGCGAAGCAAAAAATTCTCTCAAAATCCAATTAAAAGAAGAAGTAAGACTTTGGTGGAGAACTGATGAATTGCATCAATTTAAACCTTCAGTTTTAGATGAAGTAGATTATGCCTTGCATTATTTTCAGCAAGTTTTATTTAATGCAATGCCTCAATTGAGAGGCAGAATCGCTGAAGCGCTCACCGAGAACTATCCAGATGTTCAGATGCCCCCAGAATCTTTTTGTAACTTCGGTTCTTGGGTCGGCTCCGATAGGGATGGTAATCCATCGGTCACTCCTGAGATAACATGGAGAACTGCTTGCTACCAAAGACAGTTGATGTTGGAAAGATATATTATTTCAGTATCTAATCTTAGAGATCAATTAAGTGTCTCAATGCAATGGAGTCAAGTGAGTTCTTCTCTATTAGAGTCATTAGAAACAGATAGGGTTAAGTTTCCAGAAATCTATGAAGCTAGGGCTACAAGATACAGATCAGAACCTTACCGACTGAAATTGAGTTATATTTTAGAAAAATTAAGGTTAACACAAGAAAGAAATAATTTATTATCTGATAGTGGGTGGAAATTTGACTTAGAGGGAGAGATGGATACTAAAAATATAGATAAAGTTGAAAACTTATATTACAAATCAGTAAACGAATTTACATATGATCTTGAACTAATTAAAAATAGCCTGATTAGTACGGATTTAACTTGTGAAGCTGTAAATACTTTACTTACTCAGGTTCATATTTTTGGATTTTCTTTAGCAAGTTTAGATATTCGTCAAGAAAGTACAAGGCATAGTGACGCAATACAAGAGCTCACAAATTATCTTGACTTACCTGTACTATATGACCAAATGTCTGAGGAAGAGAAAATTAAATGGCTTGTGGACGAATTAAATACAAAAAGGCCTTTAATTCCTTATGAAGTTAACTGGACAAAAAATACAGAAGAAACATTCTCAGTTTTTAAAATGGTTAAGAGACTGCAGCAAGAATTTGGAAGTAGAATTTGTCATTCTTATGTAATTTCAATGAGTCATAGTGCATCTGATTTGCTTGAAGTGCTCTTATTGGCAAAAGAAATGGGACTTCTTGATCAAAATTCACAAAAGTCAAAATTATTAGTCGTTCCTCTTTTCGAAACTGTTGAAGACCTTAAAAGAGCACCTGAAGTAATGGAAAAGTTGTTTAAATTAGATTTTTACAGATTATTATTGCCAAAAGTTGGAGAATCATTTAAACCTCTTCAAGAATTAATGCTTGGATATTCTGATAGTAATAAAGATTCCGGGTTTGTTTCTAGTAATTGGGAAATTCATAGAGCCCAGATAGCTCTTCAAAATCTTGCAAGTAGAAATAATATATTGCTAAGACTATTTCATGGACGAGGCGGTTCTGTAGGTAGAGGGGGAGGACCAGCCTATCAGGCAATATTGGCGCAACCAAGCGGGACTTTAAAAGGGAGAATAAAAATAACAGAACAAGGTGAAGTTTTAGCTTCAAAATATAGTCTTCCTGAACTAGCTTTGTATAACCTTGAAACTGTCACTACAGCAGTTATTCAAAATAGTTTGGTCAATAATAGACTTGATGCTACTCCAGAATGGAATCAATTAATGTCTAGGCTGGCAGAAACATCAAGGGCTCACTATAGAAAATTAGTGCATGAGAATCCTGATTTGTTGAATTTCTTTCAAGAGGTCACGCCAATAGAAGAGATAAGTAAATTACAAATATCTAGCAGGCCTGCGAGAAGAAAGAAAGGTGCGAAAGATTTGTCAAGTTTAAGAGCTATTCCATGGGTATTTGGATGGACACAAAGTAGATTTCTTTTGCCAAGTTGGTTTGGAGTAGGTACTGCATTATCATCTGAATTAAATTCAGACCCACAACAAATTGAATTATTACGAGTTCTCCATCAAAGATGGCCATTTTTTAGAATGCTTATATCCAAGGTAGAAATGACATTATCTAAAGTGGATTTGGAAGTTGCTAAATATTATGTTGACACTCTTGGTAGTGAAGAAAAGAAAGATTCTTTTGATGTTATTTTTGAAGTAATTTCTAAAGAATATAATCTTACAAAATCTTTAATACTTGAAATAACTGGTAAAAATCAGCTCCTTGAATCTGATAGAGACTTGAAATCATCAGTAAGCTTGAGAAATAAGACAATCATCCCATTGGGATTTTTGCAGGTTTCACTTTTAAGAAGACTGAGAGACCAAACAAGACAACCCCCAATTAGCGAATTTCTTATTGATAAAGATGAATCTAGAAGAGCTTATAGTAGAAGTGAGCTATTGAGGGGGGCACTTTTAACTATTAATGGAATAGCAGCTGGCATGAGAAATACAGGTTGA
- a CDS encoding sensor histidine kinase, whose amino-acid sequence MKSKITIKKIQDLLIKGFQTINVDDDTSRRMWWASLEVIQKEFLSQNCQQGGIWVASPLPALNDKKFFNQLHGWLWSPEGFPYFQKDNAGFLPGNNQAKVKKDFDFISNYKVLNLSQKDGYEPFLMIITPNFQCILSIVGEKDKKILLMKCDEESLKISIELMHAKLKQENYEEGVKFRNAINNLGNLNINNHFEKNFWPILSAKLANLGPNHNIKNSERNDKKNVQITEAKLLSAISHEVRTPLATIRTLISSTLKKYNMDESMRNRLIQIDNECNEQIDRFGLIFNAAELVSNEVPSLNNLAKINLAEIFKKLAPVWNQQLNRRGISLKIDIPSQLPQILSDSEKLELMLRGLIDKNTRGLKEGSTLILELRPAGQKLKLQLKVQKLDNKKKERPRREDGSDLGPVLNWNPQTGSLQLSQNATQKLLASLGGHVTQRRDTGLTVFFPISDSN is encoded by the coding sequence ATGAAATCAAAAATTACTATAAAAAAAATTCAAGACCTTTTAATTAAAGGATTTCAAACTATAAATGTCGATGATGATACCTCTAGAAGAATGTGGTGGGCCTCTTTAGAAGTAATTCAAAAAGAGTTTCTTTCTCAGAATTGTCAACAGGGAGGTATTTGGGTTGCCTCTCCTTTGCCAGCTCTAAATGATAAAAAATTTTTTAATCAACTTCATGGCTGGTTGTGGTCACCAGAGGGTTTTCCATATTTTCAAAAAGATAATGCAGGTTTTTTACCAGGTAATAACCAAGCCAAGGTAAAAAAAGATTTTGATTTCATTAGTAATTACAAAGTCTTAAATCTCAGTCAAAAAGATGGATATGAACCTTTTTTGATGATAATTACCCCAAATTTTCAATGTATATTATCAATCGTAGGAGAAAAAGATAAGAAAATCCTATTAATGAAATGTGATGAAGAAAGCTTAAAAATTTCAATTGAATTAATGCATGCGAAATTAAAGCAAGAAAATTATGAGGAAGGAGTTAAATTTCGTAATGCAATCAATAATTTAGGTAATCTTAATATTAATAATCATTTTGAGAAAAATTTTTGGCCAATATTATCGGCAAAATTGGCAAATTTGGGACCAAACCATAACATAAAGAATTCTGAAAGAAACGATAAAAAAAATGTACAAATAACCGAAGCAAAATTGTTAAGTGCCATTTCTCATGAAGTAAGAACCCCCTTAGCCACTATAAGAACATTAATAAGTTCTACTTTAAAGAAATACAATATGGATGAATCAATGAGAAATCGTTTAATTCAAATAGATAATGAATGTAATGAACAAATTGATAGGTTCGGTTTAATCTTTAATGCGGCAGAATTGGTAAGTAATGAAGTTCCTTCATTAAATAACTTGGCAAAAATTAATTTAGCCGAAATTTTTAAAAAACTTGCTCCTGTATGGAATCAACAATTAAATCGACGTGGTATTTCTTTAAAGATCGACATTCCCAGTCAACTCCCCCAAATCTTAAGTGATTCTGAAAAATTAGAATTAATGTTAAGAGGTTTAATTGATAAAAATACTAGAGGGTTGAAAGAGGGTAGTACATTAATTTTAGAATTAAGACCAGCTGGCCAAAAGCTCAAACTTCAACTAAAAGTACAAAAATTAGATAATAAGAAAAAAGAAAGACCAAGAAGAGAAGATGGTTCTGATTTAGGTCCTGTTTTAAATTGGAACCCTCAAACAGGTAGTTTACAACTCAGTCAAAATGCTACTCAAAAGTTGTTAGCTAGTTTAGGAGGCCATGTCACGCAAAGGCGTGATACGGGTTTGACAGTATTTTTCCCGATTTCAGATTCAAATTAA
- the rodA gene encoding rod shape-determining protein RodA, with protein sequence MFRGISLLSKRGVFQKKDKFSRGFLFSPLLLIPLFLVIISGFLIKSIQGDFLVSNYLSHILTGFLGYFLAFSISYIPLERLRKYLIPFYLCTLISLFLIYFLGITVSGAQRWLNLGIFSFQPSEVAKLSTVLTLALVLDKKIISTIKDLVLPLLVVIVPWLLIFFQPDLGTSLVLLVLTGVMLYWSQMPIEWILILVFCIVTSIFYLTLPNVLIFWIPFIGYLAYRSSKKKIIFSVLAISIHLLVAKSTPILWQYGLKEYQKDRLVLFLDPNRDPLGGGYHLLQSKIAIGSGGFFGTGLLQGKLTNLQFIPEQHTDFIFSALGEELGFLGCIIVLFLFFFLIQKIIKIATSARSDFESLIVIGIAATFLFQIIINLFMTIGLGPVTGIPLPFMSYGRTSLVINFISIGFVLSILKRSRSLRN encoded by the coding sequence ATGTTTAGAGGAATTTCTTTATTAAGTAAGAGAGGGGTTTTTCAAAAAAAAGATAAGTTTAGTAGAGGATTTTTATTCTCCCCACTACTTTTGATCCCTCTTTTTTTAGTTATTATTTCGGGTTTTTTAATAAAAAGTATTCAGGGAGATTTTTTAGTATCTAATTATTTAAGTCACATCCTAACTGGTTTTTTAGGTTATTTTTTGGCATTTTCCATTTCTTATATACCATTAGAGAGACTTAGAAAGTATTTGATACCATTTTATTTATGTACTTTAATATCCTTATTTCTAATTTATTTTTTGGGGATAACAGTTTCTGGAGCTCAAAGATGGCTAAACTTGGGAATTTTTTCCTTTCAGCCTTCAGAAGTCGCTAAATTGAGCACGGTATTAACTCTGGCTTTAGTTCTAGATAAAAAAATAATTTCAACAATAAAAGATTTAGTATTGCCCTTATTAGTAGTTATTGTTCCTTGGTTATTAATTTTTTTTCAGCCTGACTTAGGAACCTCTTTAGTTTTATTAGTTTTGACAGGTGTGATGCTCTATTGGTCGCAAATGCCCATAGAGTGGATTTTGATATTAGTCTTCTGTATTGTAACTTCTATATTCTATTTAACCTTACCAAATGTTCTTATTTTCTGGATTCCATTTATAGGATATCTTGCTTATAGATCCTCGAAAAAGAAAATTATTTTTTCTGTTCTTGCTATTTCCATTCATTTATTGGTGGCGAAATCGACACCAATTTTGTGGCAATATGGCCTAAAAGAATATCAAAAAGATAGATTGGTTTTATTTTTAGATCCCAATAGAGATCCTTTAGGTGGTGGATACCATTTATTACAGAGTAAAATTGCAATTGGATCTGGAGGATTTTTTGGGACTGGTTTGTTACAAGGTAAGCTGACTAATTTGCAATTTATACCAGAGCAACATACTGATTTTATATTCAGTGCTTTAGGCGAAGAGTTGGGTTTTTTAGGATGCATAATAGTTTTATTTTTGTTCTTTTTTTTGATTCAAAAGATTATTAAAATTGCAACAAGTGCTAGAAGTGACTTTGAATCTCTAATTGTTATTGGCATAGCCGCAACTTTCTTATTCCAAATTATTATTAACTTATTTATGACCATTGGATTAGGACCAGTCACTGGAATACCTCTTCCTTTTATGAGCTATGGTAGAACATCTTTGGTGATTAATTTTATATCTATTGGATTCGTATTATCTATACTGAAACGCTCTAGATCATTAAGAAATTGA
- a CDS encoding anthranilate synthase component I family protein, with translation MISSQKDSFYKSHKEGKNFIPITQTWPADLETPLSTWLKLSEKDSHGVFLESVEGGESLGRWSIVATKPLWEAVCYGKEIVKTWNNGKTEIYKGDPFNILRTWTKEYKSSMLDDFPSIGQLYGSWGYELINRIEPSVPINEIEENNIPYGSWMFFDQLVVFDQTKRCITAVVYANTTASKDLSIEAVYLNSISKIKKTRDLMKVPLKEKEFLEWNENENLNLDIKSNWKKKDFEDAVLLAKEYIRKGDIFQIVISQRFHTKVNNDPFNLYRSLRMVNPSPYMSFFDFGSWYLIGSSPEVMVKAEKNKQSQIVASLRPIAGTRPRGNDPQQDLELEKDLLKDPKEIAEHVMLIDLGRNDLGRVCEIGTVEVRDLMVIEKYSHVMHIVSEVEGILKNNTDVWDLLKACFPAGTVTGAPKIRAMQLIKHFEKDARGPYAGVYGSIDINGALNTAITIRTMIVKPSKDGKYEVSVQAGAGIVADSSPENEYQETINKAKGILKALACLDK, from the coding sequence ATGATCAGCTCACAGAAAGATAGTTTTTACAAGTCTCACAAAGAAGGTAAGAATTTTATACCTATCACTCAAACATGGCCGGCAGATTTAGAGACTCCATTGTCGACGTGGTTAAAATTATCTGAAAAAGATTCGCATGGTGTTTTTCTTGAATCTGTTGAAGGTGGGGAAAGTTTGGGTAGATGGAGTATTGTTGCTACTAAGCCTCTTTGGGAAGCCGTTTGTTATGGAAAAGAAATAGTTAAAACCTGGAATAATGGAAAAACTGAAATATATAAAGGAGATCCCTTTAATATTTTAAGAACTTGGACAAAGGAATATAAGTCATCTATGCTTGATGACTTTCCATCAATTGGACAGTTATATGGTTCCTGGGGTTATGAATTAATTAATCGAATAGAACCAAGTGTCCCAATAAATGAAATAGAAGAAAATAATATACCTTATGGCTCCTGGATGTTTTTTGATCAGTTAGTTGTTTTTGATCAAACAAAAAGATGTATTACCGCAGTAGTTTATGCAAACACAACTGCTTCAAAAGATCTTTCTATTGAAGCAGTTTATCTAAACTCAATCTCTAAAATTAAGAAAACTAGAGATTTAATGAAAGTTCCTCTGAAAGAAAAAGAGTTTTTAGAGTGGAATGAAAATGAGAATTTGAATTTAGATATTAAAAGTAATTGGAAGAAAAAAGATTTTGAGGATGCAGTTCTCTTGGCAAAAGAATATATAAGAAAAGGAGATATCTTTCAAATCGTTATAAGTCAGAGATTTCATACTAAAGTCAATAATGATCCCTTTAATTTATACAGAAGCTTAAGGATGGTTAATCCATCTCCATATATGTCATTTTTTGATTTTGGCTCATGGTATCTGATAGGTTCTAGTCCTGAAGTTATGGTTAAAGCTGAAAAGAATAAACAAAGTCAGATTGTTGCAAGCTTAAGACCAATAGCTGGTACAAGACCTAGAGGCAATGATCCTCAACAAGATCTGGAATTAGAAAAGGATTTATTAAAAGATCCAAAAGAAATAGCAGAGCATGTAATGCTTATAGATCTTGGGAGAAATGATCTTGGAAGAGTTTGTGAAATTGGTACTGTGGAGGTCAGAGATTTAATGGTTATTGAAAAATATTCACATGTTATGCATATAGTCAGTGAAGTTGAGGGAATCTTAAAAAACAATACTGATGTATGGGATTTGTTAAAGGCATGTTTCCCAGCTGGAACAGTTACTGGGGCACCAAAAATAAGAGCTATGCAATTGATTAAACACTTTGAAAAAGATGCTAGAGGACCTTATGCTGGTGTTTATGGATCGATTGATATTAATGGTGCTTTAAATACAGCAATTACAATAAGAACTATGATAGTTAAACCCTCAAAAGATGGAAAATATGAGGTATCAGTACAAGCAGGTGCTGGAATAGTTGCTGATTCTTCTCCTGAGAATGAATATCAAGAAACAATTAATAAAGCTAAGGGGATACTAAAAGCATTAGCTTGTTTGGATAAATAA
- a CDS encoding N-acetyltransferase, with product MQYFSTKKLVIPEGYFVNSSQIPLAKEVNRLLANCGCETFPIKPLSEAIQKSNFFFTIQNESNNKLYGFVRVTSDKGLNANLWNLSAAPGNNQKLYYSILLQLTLEKINREMPGCSISVQAPLSSFKSLEESGFILDPNGIRVMGYKL from the coding sequence TTGCAATATTTTTCTACAAAAAAACTTGTTATTCCAGAGGGTTATTTTGTAAACTCTTCTCAGATTCCATTAGCTAAAGAAGTTAACAGACTTTTAGCTAATTGTGGTTGTGAGACATTTCCAATAAAACCCCTGTCTGAGGCTATTCAGAAAAGTAATTTCTTTTTTACCATACAAAATGAATCAAATAATAAATTATATGGCTTTGTAAGGGTTACATCCGATAAGGGATTGAATGCTAATTTATGGAATTTAAGTGCAGCACCAGGTAATAATCAGAAACTTTATTATTCAATATTGCTTCAATTAACTCTTGAGAAAATAAATAGAGAAATGCCTGGATGCAGTATTTCTGTACAGGCTCCATTGTCTTCATTTAAAAGTTTAGAAGAAAGTGGATTTATACTAGATCCAAATGGAATAAGAGTAATGGGATATAAACTTTAA
- a CDS encoding photosystem I reaction center subunit II PsaD, whose product MTETLVGQFPKHIGSTGGLLNSAETEEKYAIVWNSSKEQAFELPTGGAAIMHEGDNLMYFARKEQCLALGTQLRAFKPRIEDFKIYRVFPSGDTEFLHPKDGVFPEKVNEGREKVGHNSRRIGENPNPAGLKFTTKNTFD is encoded by the coding sequence ATGACTGAAACTTTAGTTGGTCAATTTCCAAAGCATATAGGAAGTACTGGGGGTTTATTAAACTCAGCAGAAACCGAAGAAAAATATGCGATTGTATGGAATAGTTCAAAAGAACAAGCATTTGAATTACCCACCGGTGGTGCAGCTATTATGCATGAAGGTGATAATTTAATGTATTTTGCAAGAAAAGAACAATGCCTTGCACTAGGTACACAATTAAGAGCTTTTAAACCAAGAATTGAGGACTTTAAAATCTATAGAGTGTTCCCAAGTGGTGATACTGAATTCTTACATCCAAAAGATGGTGTGTTCCCTGAGAAAGTTAATGAGGGCAGAGAAAAAGTTGGCCATAACTCAAGGAGAATAGGTGAAAACCCTAATCCAGCTGGGTTGAAATTTACAACTAAGAATACTTTTGATTAA
- the gshA gene encoding glutamate--cysteine ligase, producing the protein MSNVNLYKGFEVELFTGSFDSHIGVSADIEKNFSNFVKEPDNRNVEYITTPEKDYKFLYEKLITPRKKLRHWLNNKGLTIIPSSTLCFKHDIQFQRSDIDNVYHQFIQDNYGISIATSSVHINIGIDDLDKLFAAIRLIRSEAALYLAISASSPFLNNKITENHSQRWIQFPKTPSKVPFFQNHDSYIDWIEENIANKNMQNIRHFWSSIRPNGPQRPLILDRLELRICDFVHDINLLLGITAMLELRILNLFENINTLDPLNASIFSNDELSAICDQNEINAAKDSLNSELIHWQDGKKVVCREWIQNLLSDLSTSAEKFNMKHLLKPIYKVLEEGNQSMKWINQYEKGFSIEQIMKISIDDMIKNEDKSI; encoded by the coding sequence ATGAGTAACGTGAATCTTTATAAAGGTTTTGAAGTGGAACTTTTTACAGGTTCTTTTGATTCTCATATTGGTGTTTCAGCTGATATTGAAAAAAATTTTTCTAATTTTGTGAAAGAGCCAGATAATAGAAATGTTGAATACATAACAACTCCTGAAAAAGACTATAAGTTTTTATACGAGAAATTAATAACTCCAAGAAAAAAATTAAGACATTGGTTAAATAATAAAGGTTTAACAATCATTCCTTCATCTACGCTTTGTTTTAAACACGATATTCAATTTCAAAGATCTGATATTGATAATGTTTATCATCAATTTATACAAGATAATTATGGAATCTCTATTGCAACTTCAAGTGTCCACATAAATATAGGAATAGATGACTTAGATAAGCTTTTTGCTGCTATAAGACTTATAAGATCTGAGGCTGCTTTATATCTAGCAATAAGTGCTAGTTCGCCTTTTTTAAACAATAAAATTACTGAAAATCACTCCCAGAGATGGATTCAGTTTCCTAAAACACCAAGTAAGGTACCTTTTTTTCAAAATCATGATTCCTATATCGATTGGATCGAAGAAAATATAGCTAATAAAAACATGCAAAATATCAGGCATTTTTGGTCTTCAATTCGACCAAATGGTCCCCAAAGGCCTTTAATTCTTGATCGTTTGGAATTAAGAATTTGTGATTTTGTTCACGATATTAATTTGCTATTAGGGATAACGGCTATGCTAGAACTCAGGATTTTAAATCTTTTTGAAAATATAAATACTTTAGACCCTTTGAATGCAAGTATTTTTTCTAATGATGAATTATCAGCAATATGTGACCAAAATGAAATTAATGCTGCTAAAGATAGTCTGAATTCAGAGTTAATTCACTGGCAAGATGGCAAAAAAGTTGTTTGTAGAGAATGGATTCAAAACTTATTATCAGATTTATCAACCAGCGCAGAAAAATTTAATATGAAACATCTTTTGAAACCTATTTATAAAGTTCTTGAAGAAGGGAATCAATCTATGAAATGGATAAATCAATATGAAAAAGGTTTTTCTATTGAGCAAATAATGAAAATTTCTATCGATGATATGATCAAGAATGAAGACAAGAGTATTTGA
- the recF gene encoding DNA replication/repair protein RecF (All proteins in this family for which functions are known are DNA-binding proteins that assist the filamentation of RecA onto DNA for the initiation of recombination or recombinational repair.) yields MLNLANLINECIKNIFLNKLKIKNFRNHKSFELDLKEQRTIVLGCNGIGKSNLLESVEFLSQLKSNRALSDKDLIENDSDMSVVMGQIDFKDDLELNLFRKGPKRIYVNESILKKQSEIKNYIRSVCFCSNDIDIVRSDPSFRRTWIDKVVSQLEPVYSELIVRFNRLLKQRSHFWRSESFLKNQSSDIVESFDIQMSIIGTRIFRRRRRALLKIKPYVEYWHNHLSKSKEQIGINYLSGIKNISQEEEEEKVISKKIAEQLLEQRSIEVLTGKCNFGPHRDDIEFLINDISVRKYGSSGQQRTFILALKMAELDLLTKTLNVPPILILDDVLAELDITRQNLLLNSVGKDSQCFISATHLDNFNKSFLGSSQMIYL; encoded by the coding sequence ATTTTAAACTTAGCTAATTTAATTAATGAATGCATAAAAAACATTTTTTTAAATAAATTAAAAATTAAAAATTTTCGGAACCATAAAAGTTTTGAACTTGATCTAAAAGAGCAAAGAACAATTGTTCTTGGTTGTAATGGTATTGGCAAGTCAAATTTACTTGAATCGGTTGAATTTTTAAGTCAATTAAAATCTAATAGAGCATTAAGTGATAAAGATTTAATAGAAAATGATAGTGATATGTCAGTAGTCATGGGACAAATAGATTTTAAAGATGATTTGGAGTTAAATCTATTTCGAAAAGGCCCTAAAAGAATTTATGTCAATGAATCAATCTTGAAAAAGCAGAGTGAAATAAAGAATTATATTCGGAGCGTATGTTTCTGTTCAAATGATATAGATATTGTTAGAAGTGACCCGAGTTTTCGAAGAACATGGATTGATAAAGTTGTATCTCAGCTTGAACCAGTATATTCAGAATTGATAGTTAGATTTAACAGGCTTTTAAAACAAAGAAGTCATTTTTGGCGTTCAGAAAGCTTCCTGAAAAACCAATCCTCAGACATTGTTGAAAGCTTTGATATTCAGATGTCAATAATAGGTACAAGAATTTTTAGGCGAAGAAGAAGGGCTTTATTAAAAATAAAACCATATGTTGAATACTGGCATAATCACTTAAGTAAATCTAAAGAGCAAATAGGTATAAATTATCTTTCAGGGATAAAAAATATAAGTCAAGAAGAAGAAGAAGAAAAAGTTATTAGTAAGAAAATAGCAGAACAACTATTAGAGCAGCGTTCAATCGAAGTATTGACTGGTAAATGTAATTTTGGACCTCATCGTGATGATATTGAGTTTCTAATTAATGATATTTCAGTTAGAAAATATGGTTCATCCGGTCAACAAAGAACTTTTATTTTGGCTTTAAAGATGGCTGAACTAGATTTATTAACTAAAACATTAAATGTCCCTCCAATACTTATATTGGATGATGTCTTGGCGGAACTAGATATAACTAGGCAAAAT